In Nyctibius grandis isolate bNycGra1 chromosome 17, bNycGra1.pri, whole genome shotgun sequence, the genomic stretch GGGATCAATGGGGACCCCCTGACACCCACCGCGGGGGTCCGCCTCCTCTGCTGACCCCCCCCATCCTCTGCCCCTCCGAGCCAGGCGCGGCGGCGGAGGAGAAGTGGCTCTCGGCGCTGGAGGGGACGCGCTGGCTGGAGCATGTCCGGTGAGcgggtggcactgggggggggggggctttttttgggggtgcagggggaaaACCCCACCCTAAAATACCCCTCCCCATGGCAGACAGCCCCATCCCCCCGCCACCAGCCCAAGCAGGGTGACAGGGGCATTGCGGTGGGGGGGCTGCAGACCCCCGAGCAGGCAGCCGGGGCATTTCGGGGTGCCCTGACCCCCCCCTTTttgccccccccagcacctgcctGAGGAAAGCCGCCGAGGTGGCCTCGCTGCTGGCGGGGAGACGCTGCTCCGTCCTCCTGCAAGGTCCTGCCGGGGTTGGGgagcagcggggtgggggggtgatgctctggggaccccacacacacctccccgtgcccccccccagaGCCGTCGGACCGGGACCTGAACTGCCTGCTGGCCTCGCTGGTGCAGCTCCTGGGGGACCCCCACGCCCGCACCCTGCCCGGCTTCCAGAGCCTGGTGCAGCGCGAGTGGGTGGCAGCCGGGCACCCCTTTCCCCACCGACTCGGGCTCCTCCGCCGCGACAGCCCCCGGGAGGAGGTGAGACCCCACCCCGCGCACCCCGCCACATCATCGGGGGGTGACACGGGTGACACgcgtgtgtgtcccccccggCCCAGGCCCccgttttcctgctgttccTGGACTGCACGTGGCAGCTGGTGCGGCAGTTCCCGGCGGCGTTCGGCTTCACCGAGGCCTATCTGCTGGCCCTGCACGACAGCAGCTTCGCCCCCTGCTTCAGCACCTTCCTCTTCAGCTGCCAGCGGCAGCGGGGCCACGGCAGCCCGGTGAGCCGGGGGGGGGATGCCTGCCACACTCCCCGtcccatccatcccaccccacatccatccatcccacccCGTGTCCATCCATCCCAAGAGGCAGCGGGTTTAGGGGCGGGTTTGGGGATGGAGGCGAATCCTCTCCCATCCACTGCACCCAGCAgcgccgtgcctcagtttccccatccaCATCCCAACCTGGGGATtgaccccccccaccctcaAAGCTCCCGtttccccccttctcctccccacagcACCGGCCCCGCAGCCAGACCTACAGGCAGGTGAGCGGCTGGCGGGACCCCGAGGCGGGCGCCccgggggcgggcagggctgcccgTGGGCTGCCCCCGGTCTGGGCCTGGGGGCTGCGCTACAGCCCGCAGCAGCGGGCACGATTCAGGAACCCGGCGGGTGCCGCTGGCGCCGCGGGACCCCCCGACACCGCGGACCCCCAGAGCCTGGGCAGGGTGAGTCGGGGCTTGGCTTGGGGGGGGGCTGCACGAGACCCCCCAGCTCTCCCGTTCGATTTGGGGTGCTCTGCGTGTTAAATCCCTTCCCGGTGCCATGCGCCCCCCCAAAAGCTGCCCCATCCCTAACTGGGGGGGTTTCCCTTCCCGTTAGCTTCCCCCCACCACCTTTTTCCCCTAAatcctattttttccccccgtttcccagcccGCCGACGCctggccggggccgggggccgggaACGTGTTCGTGCTGGCCAAGGGGACGTTGTCACCCCAACCCTTTCCCTGGAGGagcggccgccccccgccgcgcctGGCCCGCTGGGCCCCCTCCCTGGAGAGCCTCGGCGAGCGCGGGGGCAGCCCGGGGGGCAGCCGGCCCCCCGCGtcccccccggggctgctgctgccctgcgcCGCGGGACCCTCCGTCCGGCTCTGGCGACGCTGCTACCTGCGGGGTCTGCCCGAGGCCCAGGTAACacggccccggggccggggcggggaaTTCCTGTGGGGTCTGTGCGGTGAAgcgaggggaaactgaggcacggtggGGCTGCACTGCAACGGGGCGCCCGGGTGGGCAccatcccaccccatctccatccatccCACCCCGTATCCATCCGTCCCACCCCATGTCCATCCCACCCCGTGTCCATCCGTCCCACCCCGTGTCCATCCCACCCCACGTCCATcccaccccgtgtcccccatcccaccccctgtccctccatcccaccccgtgtccccccatcccaccccgtCCGTGTCCCCCCGACCCCGCACGCGTCTCCCCTGGCCGCACACCCCGTCTCCCCGCAGCGCGGGCGCTTCGCCCCGTCTCCCGCCGGCCTGGCCGAGGAGCTGACGCTGCTGCAGGACCGGCTCAGCGCCTGGCAAGCGCGGGGACCCCGCACCGAGCCCGCCGGCAGCCCCCTCGCACCCTCCCGGTGAGGgccccggggcgcgggggctTTTCAGGGCCAGATCCTGCGGTGCTGCTCggctgccggtgccggtgccggggaggcagagctggggggtccccgaaggggaaaaaatttaattttttcattaaattgtcGCTACCTCCACAGAGGCTTTGagggggacggggatggggacactgcGGGAGCTCAGGGAGCCATGTGCGGGGGCCTGGGGGAGGCCAGTGGGTTCCTCGCCCCCCCAGGCCCCTCGCCCGGGCGCGTTCGGGGGGGTCTGTATTTGGGAGCCCGTTAAAGCGCAGTTTTGCAGGTGACGGCGCGTGGCTGCGACGGGGGGAACGGGGAGGGGGTGCAGGATGGGGACCCCCCGCACGTGAGGCCAAagtggggggctgcaggcatGGGGATCCCCCGGCACTGGGGGACCCAGCACAGGGATCTCCTGGCACTGGGATCCCCCTGCACTGGGATTGCCCAGCACCAGGATCCTTCCAGGACTGGGATCCTCTGCCCTGGCACTGGGATCTCCCAGCACTGGGATCTCCCAGGACTGGGATCTCCCAGCATTGGGATCTTCTGGCACTGGGCTCCCTCCACACTGGGATCTCCCAGCACTGGGATGTCCCTGCACTGGGATCTCCTGGCACTGGGAGTCCCTGCCCTGGAACTGGGATCTCCCAGCACTGGGATCCTTCCAGGACTGGAATCTCCcggccctgggacccccccccagcactggGGTCCCCGCTGGGGCAGTGCCCCTGCCCGTGGGGGTGATGTCGCCGCCTGTCACGGCGGGGGATATCGCGACAGGAGGGTGGCGGCGCCCGCTCGCCCACACCCAACATGGCGGCCGCGCCTTCGCCGCGCTCAGCTGATGACGCCACTTCCGGTCCGGCCGCGGCGCGGCGACGCCAAAGGGCGGGGCGCGGAGCTGGCGCCTGCGGCTGACGTcacggcgcggggcggcggtgCGTGACGACGTCGGCGGCCGCGcgcgggcgggagcgggcgggagcgggcggcggggcaAGATGGCGGCGGGGCCGATCTCCGAGCGGAACCAGGGTGAGCGCCGGGGCCTgccggggggggctgcggggcggcctGGGGACCCGGGCAGGGCCCTGCGAGGCGGCTGGATCTCCGGGGACGTGGGGGGGCCCTGAGGGGGACCCCGggctccctggggatgggggggggctCTGCGGGGGACCCCGGGCTCCCTGGGTGGCACTGGAGGGGCCTGGTCTCCATGG encodes the following:
- the MTMR11 gene encoding myotubularin-related protein 11, translated to MNGAAGAAFAGLPGELVLEEAAGARQRCGDGDGDGDGSVPGTLLCTNRRLAFLPAQAPRSRAFLHSEYDVALPCIRKLVAASSFAKPKVLTAASTLKFIPEELAVFCRDFRLLRFHFQENGLAPQAFRVANAIAQAREAAAWLGDSGEGHGGWSCPAEGPLEDEEEEDEEEEEEGSAATLLFESLRDWEKELERLGAAGWRVSAVNERFDMAPSLPRYLWVPSGLLDHDLKRTFAHFEERRVPRLCWHHPGGGDLLRAAGFHAASEPGSEDVRCLEALLLGGRGPCVLADAAELPTLADIQLAHLKLRALCLPGAAAEEKWLSALEGTRWLEHVRTCLRKAAEVASLLAGRRCSVLLQEPSDRDLNCLLASLVQLLGDPHARTLPGFQSLVQREWVAAGHPFPHRLGLLRRDSPREEAPVFLLFLDCTWQLVRQFPAAFGFTEAYLLALHDSSFAPCFSTFLFSCQRQRGHGSPHRPRSQTYRQVSGWRDPEAGAPGAGRAARGLPPVWAWGLRYSPQQRARFRNPAGAAGAAGPPDTADPQSLGRPADAWPGPGAGNVFVLAKGTLSPQPFPWRSGRPPPRLARWAPSLESLGERGGSPGGSRPPASPPGLLLPCAAGPSVRLWRRCYLRGLPEAQRGRFAPSPAGLAEELTLLQDRLSAWQARGPRTEPAGSPLAPSR